tgtctAAAGACTGCACCACTGTGGCACATTTCCAACATCTAAAGAGTTTGAGGCTGTTCATCAGTGAATGACTGATCATAAAACTGAGCCATTATCACAGAAAAAATTTAGAGGTTGACTCTAAATGTGGTAATTTACTGTTATTTTAGTAAATCTGAGGTTTTCAAATTGaccagaaagagcagaaaatggCTATTAAATCTCTTTAAGGTGGGCATaaggaaacactgaaataaaacaggCAATAATTACATGGAACCCAAAACACAAGTGATGGGATGACCTCTGTTAGCATTTAACTGTCTCAGCAGCCCCACAAACTCCTCCATATATTCTAAGTACCATACAGGAGGGTTTGACTTAAACAGAATGTCAatacatagaaaaataaatacagtttgcTAAAATGAGGGCAAAAATCCTTTATCAGTGATTGTACCATTAAAAATCACgtttaaaaaacttttaagaGGCTTTTCATCTCTTTACATTAGATTGTTTCTCATACTTCTAGGGAAGAATACATAGGATAACTTTTACAGAAATTACTACCTAAAATAtacaagcacagacacaaacaggagGAGTAAAGCCAACGAATGATtcttcataaaacaaaacagcgCAATGTAATCAATATCTAAAGAATCTTTACATGTAGCTCCTTGGTCTGCAGCTTTCTTAATTGGGATTACAATAATTTTGGGAAACCTAAGTTAAtacaaaagttgttttttcctATTTTACAGTTgtcaaaacttgtttttttaaaatattctgagtagcaaatttgttttcttttattatgtcCTTGGAACGGATGACCCCCAGATACATATTTCAAGACAAAGCAAACAGTTCCGCAATGACAACAGATTTAAATCAGGTGCTTGATGGAAATTTTGTGGGGAAAAGTTTTCCAGTGTGCTGCTTTGGACTCACATCAAACAAGATgtagcacagtttttaaaacaccGGTTTTTGTTCTCCCTGCCTTGTTTTCTAGCACTTAAGCCAACGGACTTGATGACAGTGGGTGACACAGATGGATGACTTTATATCAAGCATAGACTTACATGAATGTTATTACAATCACAATAAGAATGATCTAACAGCAATACTTACACATTAATATACTGCAGGTTTCAGATGTTTTACAGTTCTTACATTAGAaataatagaaaagaaaaaatacaccATCAATCCATAAGAAAAATATACTGGAGTTAATAGTGGAAAACAGTGCAAAGAATTTCTGGGGGGTTTGCTTGCTTGTCAGATTATTTTTTAGaaattgtttacaaaaaaaattcaaaacaagtctaaaacatagaaaatgaaaacacacttcTGTAGCGCCTGGTGCTCTGGTCCAGACATGCTGTGTACCACCACTCTCCAGTACCtcaatgttttatgttgtaaatgtagatgaatgtgtgtgtgtgtgtgtgtgtgtgtgtgtgtgttagtgtgtgtgtgtgtgtgtgtgttagtgtgtgcaCTGGTCTTCCgtctgtatgtatatgtgtgtgtgtgcttgtgtgtgtgtcagtgtttgtgtggatgtttAAGATTTAGCGTAGTGGTTCTCAACTCCGGTCCTCAAGCTCCGGCACTGTACAGGTTTTTGTTCCAACCAGGtcctacaaaaacaaataattgagtttttaaaaactgaacgTTGAATCTTGATACTAAGAGTACACACAGTTTTCTGCAGCctgcaaaaaaataagttaaattaaaaactaagcATTTCCTCCCTGTGACATGGGCCCAACACAAACAAAGTGGTGCGTTGTCAAGGAAAACGCACGCCTGAGAGACCCGAGGTTGGAACAAGAACCCACGACATGGTCGCCATGGCGAGCACTCAGGCAACAGGACACGCCAACTTTGGTCAAAACAAATGTGGTGAGCGATGATGGGGAGGTAAACACATAGCCCGCCACCCCGGCAGTCTCACCACACCTCTAAGAGGACTGACTGGAGCCAAGTAGATAAGGGCCAAGGCTGAGCACCACTGATCATGTGCAACAATGTGAGAGAGCATAAGTGGGATTCTGCTGACATTGTCCTATGTGTGACCGCAGAGAGCTCAGCCCCTGAGCTATCGTCCCTTTCCATAACTACTCTCCTTCATCTTTAAATTGACAGAACggaacaaaacaaccaaaagttaACTCAACACAAGAGTTCGAGGCCACCCTGACTCCTCTCACTAGTGTTGGCTCAGGTGGCTCCCAGAAGCTTTTAGGCATTGAAAAAGGGGCTGGCTGGGAACTCAGCACTTTACTGGGATGACTGGGAGTTGTCATTCTTGCTCTCCTGACTGGAGGGAGCCTTGTTGTTCCAGGGCGAGTGTGCCCCCAGTGCAGGCGAGCTGTTGAAACTGTCCTCATCCTCCAGGCCATTCGCCCCATCGTACTGCGTGTTCTCCAGCCGCGTGATCAGACGCTCGTCCTCGTCACCAAACTCCCCTCCCATCAGAGTGGGCTCTCCCACCATCATCACGTCCTAAAGGGGACAGCAAGGGCCGGTACATATTATCCCCATAATACAGGGGGTGCGCGGAATAACTGGCTGCAGGGACGAGTTGTAACTTAACGTTTTTTGCCTATAGTTTAGATACGATCTAACTGGGTTCAATTCCAGCGATACTTTATTTACActatgtaatttatttacactaataaaagtgtattaaaaaaaattatactacTACCCAGGTATCATGGACCAATGTACCGAAAGTATCAGGATTCTGAGATATTAGTGCCTAAAATCTGAACCCAATGACAACAGGACAATGTATTGTCAGGGCATTTACCCTGATCGTTGAAGTAGTGTGTGGCCCTGACCCACTGTTTCAGGTTCCAGGGTTAAGGGACCCTTTCTACTGGCCAGCAGTGGGCATCCCTGATCCTTGAGTGCTGCATCACGGGAGGGGAGAGGGAGTGTCATTCCACCTCGGGTCTCGTTCGCTCAATCAAGAAACCAATAAGCAAAGACAGCAGTGCTGCACGAATCACGTATTCCAATAGACTTAGTGGTAATTTCAAAAGTTGACACAACAGATTTAGAGAGAAAACCTAAATCGTTGTTTCACAATGGAAATCAGAGCAAGGTAACTCTACCCCATGGCCCCAAAATATATTAAGAGATGGGGGTCACTTGTACCCCCTCTATATAAACCCATAAACCTGTGGCCCCAGAGGACCAGGGACTGCCCATCACTGGTTCACTTCAGGATGTCAACCTCGACCCCCCCACAACACTTTAATCTAAACCTCACCTTCAGAAGCCTCCTTAAGCTTTCTCTATCCTGACCTGCTGCTACACCTATTCCTAAACATACATACTGACAAGCCCACTACCACCCCCTACACCCAGAAATAACTTCCCTTGCCTTCCTTTTCAGCCTCTCCACCCACTGCCTGATCCCCCAATGCTCTGTGCTGCTAAACTTGGAGGCGCAGATAAAGGTCAAGTAGATGTAATGCTTACAGGTACCTGGCTGGAGAGTGAAAAGCTGTTGGCTGGACTCTTCTTTTTGCTGTTGGTGTTGTTATTGCTGCCTCCACCTGAGCTCACGGTGCTTCCACCGGATACCTTTCTTTTCCGACGCTTGTTTGGAGCTTGTCTAGCTGGCTCAGCTAGAGGTAAAGaaaatttgattacattttaagttATAATCTATTGTTTCTAGGCCTGTGCAGATAAGAAACTGGGATTCTTTGTGGGTAATCCAAAGTTATGTAAGCATGTTACCTGGAGGTGCTACCATTCTTTGCCACTTTTGGAAGAGGCAGGTCTTCAGGCAGTCTCTAGGGCTCAAGCTGTAGGTCTTATGCCTGGACATCAACTCTTGCATGGGCTCTAATATCACACATAGCTTTAGGGAAGACAAAGAGGGAGTGTTAGGTGGTTGTTGCATGTGTACTTAtagaaaaaaagaccaaaaactgtggaaagaataaaataaagtgcttaCACGGAGGTAGTTGAGCGTGGAGTTAGACAGCCCACATCTGGTGATATTCTTAGCAAGCTGATCGAGCATCTGGGGATCCTGCATTATTCAGGTAAAAGGATACGATTACTGAGTGCATGTACAAGTTAAGTGTGGGGTCTGTGTATGTCTTCCAGTCTGTAACTCACATGCATAGCCAAAATGCTCCTTGGGAGGACCTCTCTGTGTTGTCTGATGCTGAAGTGCCATGTCTTGATCCTCATCATGTCATCAAACATGAACTCTAGGTACAGACGACCCTCCACACAAACCTTACCCACAggagagaaataaaagtttGACGTTAAAGCAGCAGAAAGTGGGAGgaacactgcacacacaaagtcaGCAGTACCTGTGTGAACATAGGTTTGCCGTTCTGGGTTACCATGGTACACTGGTCACAGTCGAGAGACACAAAGTTACTGTGGAAGGACTCTTTCGGATgtttcaaaacataaaacaactcAGTGGCGCCCCCCTCAAAAATACTTCGAAAGTAGCGTGGAATCAATGTCCTGCCGATGGctgcaaaattaaattaaaacaaatgacagtgGATGATTTGAAGATGACACGTAcgtcatatacagtacaatactaAAATATAACAGCACCATTCATTAACTACTGCatttactgaaaattaaaaaaaacaaataagtaaacGTACTGTATCGCTTAGGTCCATCTTCCAAACAGAAAGTGATTGTGAGCATCGCATCATCCTCAAAAAACTCTGTGGTGAAGGCATCCCACCAGAGATTGTCACATTCCTGAAATCAGAGAATGAACCtttactttcagttttattagtgctttaaatgttgaaaatataaccttgtaaaagtgaCAAACAAGCCAATGTATTTCTTCATACAATAACATTAAAGCAAAACTTATCAATTAACTCAAATTCAGGAAGATAGAAAATTCcccattttaatgtaaatccaTTCTAGTTCTGGTTTTTTCGTTATCACAATGACATCACAAGTCTACACTGATCACTGGTATTGTGGACTAAAATGTCAATTACCAGTAACAGTAGAGGTGTTGTGTTTGCTCCTAGAATTGGGGAAgttacatatataaataaaactgtttaaaaaggaAGAAGCACAAATTCCTGTTCCCTCATCATCACTTCTAATCATCCTACTCTTTCTTTACAATGCTGTCAGAATATTTGTGTGCATAATTTAGCGATTTACATAAGAACAGCATCATGCTACCTGATGGACATCCTTTTTACCTGCAAATGGCTCCAACCATGAATGATAGTTTTGTTATtagtaaacattttgtttgtgctggAAAAGAATACTAACATTGAAACTGCTAAATGAGGCATGCTGCAAATATTGAATGATTTGCTGGACATCAAATGCAATTAAATCCCCTCTAATGTAAACAGGTTACAGTGGTTGTAATAGTTGTATGtatgcagactgacagagagCGCAACCCCTAACAGCTCGGGCATAGGAAAACAGTTGACactcaaattacattttacccACATTTATCAGTTAATCCTATTAGAGCCTGGATGTAAATTAAGTCAGTGTGTTCTCAAGCTTAATTTCCCACAAAATCCCTAGCATGGTGAGTAACACATAAACAGCAGCTGggagaaaacattaattgtGGGTTTTGTCAATAGCTGTTCAGTGGCTAGTTCGTATTACTGATGAGAGAGACTGATGAAGTGACTCCCACCTCTGTCCAATTCTGTAGCCTTTTGTTCAACTCATATATCCTGTAGTCTGTCTGGTTCCCATATGGTGTGGGTCtcctgaaacagaaaacagcattCAACATCCTTCCCACACCTGTAGTTCAAACAAATGTTATATACTAACACGTCTGAACGGGAAAACCTAAGAACACAATCTAAACATTTACTACTGACAAACCCCAAGCGTATGTTATTACTATTTAAGCCTCCGTTTTTAGTTCTTACCCCATTCCAGGCTCCATGTATGACGGGGGATACATGGGTGTAGGCCTaggagtaaaaagtaaaaaataaaacacaaaaatgaacaacCATTTTCGGTTAAGACTACATGGGGAAATGTCAGTTGTCACTTTCATAAACTGTACAGTAAGAAAAATGTGCAGACAGTACAGACAATTACTTATTAAAACTAGTGCCTTCTAATAAAAGACACAGTATTCTTCAGAAAGATATCTAGGTCAAGGCAGcaaattaaaactatttaaacttGCAAGAAGGGAAAATCAGCCAAGTAATAAAAAGCATTAATAATGCAAAAGGTGACctagttttgttttccttttgacaGAACATCTGATGTCCGTTCAGTACAACCGTGACCTACCCCACATCTCTGTCCAGCATAGCGCCTGGGTGGAAGGGGGGAAAGCTGCCGCCGTTGGGGGGCTCCTTAGGAGAGTACAGCTTGAATGACTTTGACGAACAGCCTGCACACAAGCAgcaggcagaggaggaagaaaaaaaaaaatgcagagatttagaagagattTAGACTGCATTAGATTTAGCTCATTCAAATTACAGCATCATCTAAGTAATCTAATGTTGGATGATTTCGTTTGAGATTTACTCCAATAAAAACACGCTGCCAAAACAATTTCCTGCTGCTTTCATTATCTAATGCATCTTCAATCTGGCAAATGgacaagaaagcaaaaaaaaaaaaaacagaaatatttattagCCTGCAGAATTCTGAGAAAACAATCAGTAAAATGGGGGAACACAAACAGAGGATATTGTCTGCCATGATATTGTGATTCCTTGTATCAACCCAATCATTGTAGCCTCTTTTTTGCATATAGCCCCATTTAATCCAAACCATGCTCTTCTCCACTGTGGTGTCTCCCCCTTTAGTTGCCTCTTTAAACCCATCCCCCCACACTCTACCCTGACTGTTGTTAACCCTTGTCAGCCCAGATAAGGCATTCATGCTCAAACAATTCGAGACTGAGAAAATATCTATTCTGTATCTCTGCCCATGGAGACCTCACGCAGACAGCAGCTGCAAGTAATTAGGTCTGACCAAAGATATCTTATACACAGGCCGACAGTGGCGGACTACTACACCAGCAGGAACAACCTTTTGAACCCCTTTGACAAAGACTGTCCCGTCACAACCACCTTTTAGTTAACCACAATTTTTGGcacagaaagataaaaaaatacttattaaaaatattattggaaAGAATGAGATCAGAGGAAATTCTGACAGCATGTTCTCCTAGCACGTCAAATATTCTCAACAGGCACCCATCAAATATTCTCAACAAGCACCCATCATGTACAACAGTCGCCACCAGCTTGGCACATTAAACTGTGCTTGCACCAAATTTCAGGGGCAGGGGTCCCAAACTGGATTAGGCCAATGGATAAGCAAACCTAACTGAGCTGTTTTTCCCCCACATTATCTGTGGTTAACTGATGGCTGTAAGAGAATACAAATCTAGGGAGAAAGTGGGCATGTGTGAACTCTGATCTGAACATCCTCCTCTGGGCTGCATGAACAACTACCACTCCTCCTTCATTTACTTTCACTCCTTTTCTAACTTGCTTTAGTATACCCAGGAGAGTCATGGTGGGTCATCTTCTCCTCCCAGTTACTCTGGGGGCAAACCTGCTTAGGAGCACCCAACAATGGTTCTCTATCATTACCTCTGACCCTGCAGTCCCACCCCCGGACACCACCAGCCATTAGCCCCAGACAGCATTCAACCCCATATGATAAGTCTTTGTTTAATCTGATGCCAAGATACACTGTGTAAAACACAACTTCTTTGGCAGCaagtaacatgtttttaatcccgttgactgtttaaaaaaaagaaaaaagaaaacacaattaggattttatttttttcctgataCATAATGCATATCCATTATgaacatacattttacacagtgcaCACTCTTCTACCCCAGTAAACACCAACATGCACCCTGTAGAGCCCCAGCAACCAGCATTGAACCTAACTACACAATATCTGCAGGTTAAAGGTCTTGGTCCAACAGCAGGCATGTGTGATTGCAGCCTGTTTGCTTcttttaacacaaaataaaagggaaTTTAAACGGAGGGTTCACAGTGTATAACCACTCTAACAAAGCTCAACTTTTCATAGCGAGACTTTGGTGCAGTTTTTGTCCGCCCAAACTGTTCACTGGAAACAATAGATGTGCATCTACAGACAGGCCACTAGTCAACAAAACATCCAAACCACTGTGCAAACCCTGGCAGCATACGTGCATTGGCGTCAGCTCGTGTGAACACGCACCGGCgaaatttaaaaacaagccaGCGATCGCTTAAAACACACAGGAGCGGGCGTAAACTGAGCCGCAGGGCCGCGTTCAGTAAGCGTCGGAAGAGGACGGATGCCATTGCTAACGTTAGGCTATTAACCTGGCTGCTAAACTACAGCTGTCACTGCCGGCAGCTTTTCGCTTCCTGTGCTCGTTTCCGAGCCGTTGCAGTTGTTTGCTGTGAATCAGTGGTGCTGCAGAAGTGGCGTGGCTGTAAGTTGGGGTTACCTGCAGAGAAAGGTAAACCGAAACGCGGTGTTGCTCAACACCTCCGCTCGGTGTTTCTAGCCAGCTAGCTGTGCTGCTAGCCGGAGCGGCTGGATGTCGGAATCTCCAACGCCGGCCGTTGATAATACGCTCGTCTGTTCCCAAACAACACAACAAGCTACGGAAAGTAGAACACTCCCGATAGTTCCTCCGCTTCCTGTCAATTGTGCAATCCCCAACTATATGTTTTAAACCTCATTTGATCGGGGGGTACTGTGTTGTACccatctactactactacaggACCCTTTGTTCCTGCCAGCCGAGACAGGAACGAACAAAGGCCCCGCCTCCTCCACGCTCCTCCGCCCATCCCAACACAGAGTGGGACAAACACAGGCCTTCCTCTGACTCTGAGCTCCCCAAATTGTCGTGTCCGAGGCCGATGCCCCCTAAAGTGCTGCAAGGCGGTTCCCCGTTGAGAGGAACACCCACTTAAACCCTTAAGCATCATAACATACAAGCTATTTAATAGCATCCTGTTCCAACTCTTTGCTGTGTTTACACTGTGCCAAATAGTCGGTTAGgcttcatgatttttttttatccttgcACCATTAGGTAGTGTCCTCTGTGCATTAATTATGTACATTTCCATTAACAGATTTTGAATTTTTGAAAACTCCACTAGAGTAGAAATTAGACTGTAGCAATGGACCCCTTTTAAGAGTTTCACAGAATAAATTCAGTATCGGCAGAAAGTCTGTGGGACTGTCTTATTCTCCAGTTTCAACAAGAAAAGGCTATTAAATGTAATTCTCCTCACATATGAAATTATCTTCAGTAATCACTCTCTGGGAATGTGTTTGTATTGCATCCTTTAAAATTATCCTTCTCCGatgaataacattttattttgtaactgtaGGTGGTGCATCAAGGGTGATGTaacatattttgtctttttgttttcccttgTTTCCTCTGACTTGCATTGACTTTGGCTTATTTGCAACATTTGCAATCTCAGAACAATGACATTCTATATAACATCAACACTGTAAACCAGCAGATtttataagaaataaataaaggctcTAAGTATAAGAATTCTAAGTATAAATAATGGGTTAGTTGTCAATTAAATAATACAAGCTGTCCTAAACTCAACCACAGACCAAAAACTGGCATTCCACAAAATTAGCAGTGTCTGAGAATACTTTTCCATCTTGCTAAATTTATAAAAACTCTGTATTCAATCCTAAATCAGTTATAAAATTCAGTCAAGAGGAATAAAGACTGGTCATACAGTACACTACAGTCTCTCCTGACCTCAACAatcccaaaatgaaaaaaaatgtcttaaactGTCTTTCTTAGATCCATAGTGATTCAGACATCAGGATTAATTTATGCTAACTATGTAGCAGCttataaacaaaaatgactGACTTGGCTGATGATTCAGATCCCATAGCGCACAGTCTTGAGCATACGATAGCCTGAGATTATGTAAGGGTATAATCTGCAGCCTCACTTTTAATCAATAACCACTCTAATGTTTACAAGCAATACATCTGGAGACCATAAAAACCTTTTGTGGTCTCAAAGTGCATTTAAAGCTCAAATTGTTGAGGTTTTCACTTGAGCTGTCTGTCAGTTAGTGGAATTATACAACCCAGGAGTGCAGATAAACAAAGTAGAGCAATGCAAATCACTGAGAATGTTAACACATCTGACCCACACCAGTTACTCTTTCTGTATAAGCATCACATCAGGCACACAGCAATGATATGCAGCTATATGTaatcaatatatatattaacaGTTGttcaacaaatatatattttgcattaaaaactaTTTCTCTTGAAAACTACACTATTGGGTTCCAATCTAGAGAGCTGtttatttgaaagaaagaaaaaaaaacagctacatgggaatgataaaaaaaaaaaaaaacactgacgcCTTTTCCTTTAAGATAGGTTCGGATCCTGAAACTGTTGTTGAAATATGCCTGCCCGTTTAACCGACACAACGAGAGTGCAGTATCTCCCTCTGGTGGCAAATACTACAAACATCTTCTTCTTGCTTAGAAAAGTAAGtaacaatacaacaaaaattCCTTCCTCAGCCATAACACATAGGGCTGGAAGGCAGTGATAACAATGATGGCAGAACCATAAAATATGCATAAGATCTAAATCTAATTTACTCACCAGAAAGCTGGGCAACAAAAGCTCTGATGTACCCTCTTATATACTGATAGATTTCTAGCTTTTAAGAAAACTTCATATGTTATATGTAACACAGTTTTTGGCCTCTAATAcagacaaaatatatataattactttgggtatttaattatttgattCATTCTTTTAACTCTGATACAGTTTGATAGTTTTTAcactaaatcattttttaaagccttgaaaacattttccaaacccTTTAGACATATTGTGCTTCTGTTTAAATTCATGACAGAGATAGTGAAGCTGAACTGCTGGCGAACATCATGTTCAGATTCCCACTGCTGCTTTTCTAGATGACACAGTGGAGGCACAAACCTGTCAGGGAAACTGTTGTGACACTTGAGTAGTAATGATCACAACAAGGCAGCAGACAAAAGTAATGCACAGACTGCAACCAGAGGATGCTACTGTGGCTTGAAGGAAGGAAGTTAAACAGCATGTGTTCAAGATAAAAAGAAGGATAACAAAAGAAAGCTGATATGTGAATGTCTGCGACGGTTAATGTTGTGAACACTTTCAATGACAGAGACCACTGACCTGAATCCAGTCAGAAATCTTAAGATCCTTAAGGTcacattagtttttttattttttatttttaataggaACTAGGGATGTTCAAAATGTATATTGATTTGTACAGATGAATTCCAT
The nucleotide sequence above comes from Channa argus isolate prfri chromosome 1, Channa argus male v1.0, whole genome shotgun sequence. Encoded proteins:
- the ldb1a gene encoding LIM domain-binding protein 1-A isoform X2 encodes the protein MRLEDREERRSGSGCCLCVIFIPVQLRAAPPNPFFPLSSSTSSFLPSLLPSEHPICTLLDLHSICVSYLHLLITVSPPPPPPSVSVSLLAQLGFLCVADPGRLSRASVGAEERGRQRVGPCEQRVDRVQLFPSEQSPTCEKMSVGGCACPGCSSKSFKLYSPKEPPNGGSFPPFHPGAMLDRDVGPTPMYPPSYMEPGMGRPTPYGNQTDYRIYELNKRLQNWTEECDNLWWDAFTTEFFEDDAMLTITFCLEDGPKRYTIGRTLIPRYFRSIFEGGATELFYVLKHPKESFHSNFVSLDCDQCTMVTQNGKPMFTQVCVEGRLYLEFMFDDMMRIKTWHFSIRQHREVLPRSILAMHDPQMLDQLAKNITRCGLSNSTLNYLRLCVILEPMQELMSRHKTYSLSPRDCLKTCLFQKWQRMVAPPAEPARQAPNKRRKRKVSGGSTVSSGGGSNNNTNSKKKSPANSFSLSSQDVMMVGEPTLMGGEFGDEDERLITRLENTQYDGANGLEDEDSFNSSPALGAHSPWNNKAPSSQESKNDNSQSSQ
- the ldb1a gene encoding LIM domain-binding protein 1-A isoform X4; this encodes MRLEDREERRSGSGCCLCVIFIPVQLRAAPPNPFFPLSSSTSSFLPSLLPSEHPICTLLDLHSICVSYLHLLITVSPPPPPPSVSVSLLAQLGFLCVADPGRLSRASVGAEERGRQRVGPCEQRVDRVQLFPSEQSPTCEKMSVGGCACPGCSSKSFKLYSPKEPPNGGSFPPFHPGAMLDRDVGPTPMYPPSYMEPGMGRPTPYGNQTDYRIYELNKRLQNWTEECDNLWWDAFTTEFFEDDAMLTITFCLEDGPKRYTIGRTLIPRYFRSIFEGGATELFYVLKHPKESFHSNFVSLDCDQCTMVTQNGKPMFTQVCVEGRLYLEFMFDDMMRIKTWHFSIRQHREVLPRSILAMHDPQMLDQLAKNITRCGLSNSTLNYLRLCVILEPMQELMSRHKTYSLSPRDCLKTCLFQKWQRMVAPPAEPARQAPNKRRKRKVSGGSTVSSGGGSNNNTNSKKKSPANSFSLSSQDLVGTKTCTVPELEDRS
- the ldb1a gene encoding LIM domain-binding protein 1-A isoform X1, encoding MRLEDREERRSGSGCCLCVIFIPVQLRAAPPNPFFPLSSSTSSFLPSLLPSEHPICTLLDLHSICVSYLHLLITVSPPPPPPSVSVSLLAQLGFLCVADPGRLSRASVGAEERGRQRVGPCEQRVDRVQLFPSEQSPTCEKMSVGGCACPGCSSKSFKLYSPKEPPNGGSFPPFHPGAMLDRDVGPTPMYPPSYMEPGMGRPTPYGNQTDYRIYELNKRLQNWTEECDNLWWDAFTTEFFEDDAMLTITFCLEDGPKRYTIGRTLIPRYFRSIFEGGATELFYVLKHPKESFHSNFVSLDCDQCTMVTQNGKPMFTQVCVEGRLYLEFMFDDMMRIKTWHFSIRQHREVLPRSILAMHDPQMLDQLAKNITRCGLSNSTLNYLRLCVILEPMQELMSRHKTYSLSPRDCLKTCLFQKWQRMVAPPAEPARQAPNKRRKRKVSGGSTVSSGGGSNNNTNSKKKSPANSFSLSSQVPDVMMVGEPTLMGGEFGDEDERLITRLENTQYDGANGLEDEDSFNSSPALGAHSPWNNKAPSSQESKNDNSQSSQ
- the ldb1a gene encoding LIM domain-binding protein 1-A isoform X3; this translates as MRLEDREERRSGSGCCLCVIFIPVQLRAAPPNPFFPLSSSTSSFLPSLLPSEHPICTLLDLHSICVSYLHLLITVSPPPPPPSVSVSLLAQLGFLCVADPGRLSRASVGAEERGRQRVGPCEQRVDRVQLFPSEQSPTCEKMSVGGCACPGCSSKSFKLYSPKEPPNGGSFPPFHPGAMLDRDVGPTPMYPPSYMEPGMGRPTPYGNQTDYRIYELNKRLQNWTEECDNLWWDAFTTEFFEDDAMLTITFCLEDGPKRYTIGRTLIPRYFRSIFEGGATELFYVLKHPKESFHSNFVSLDCDQCTMVTQNGKPMFTQVCVEGRLYLEFMFDDMMRIKTWHFSIRQHREVLPRSILAMHDPQMLDQLAKNITRCGLSNSTLNYLRLCVILEPMQELMSRHKTYSLSPRDCLKTCLFQKWQRMVAPPAEPARQAPNKRRKRKVSGGSTVSSGGGSNNNTNSKKKSPANSFSLSSQVPDLVGTKTCTVPELEDRS
- the ldb1a gene encoding LIM domain-binding protein 1-A isoform X5, whose product is MLDRDVGPTPMYPPSYMEPGMGRPTPYGNQTDYRIYELNKRLQNWTEECDNLWWDAFTTEFFEDDAMLTITFCLEDGPKRYTIGRTLIPRYFRSIFEGGATELFYVLKHPKESFHSNFVSLDCDQCTMVTQNGKPMFTQVCVEGRLYLEFMFDDMMRIKTWHFSIRQHREVLPRSILAMHDPQMLDQLAKNITRCGLSNSTLNYLRLCVILEPMQELMSRHKTYSLSPRDCLKTCLFQKWQRMVAPPAEPARQAPNKRRKRKVSGGSTVSSGGGSNNNTNSKKKSPANSFSLSSQVPDVMMVGEPTLMGGEFGDEDERLITRLENTQYDGANGLEDEDSFNSSPALGAHSPWNNKAPSSQESKNDNSQSSQ